AAGCGCACGACGAGGAGAACTCGGCGAAGCTTGGCGACTTGGTCCGTATCATGGAGACCCGGCCCTTGTCGAAGGACAAGCGGTGGCGCGTGGTCGAGATCGTCGAACGCGCGCGTTAAGGGGAACTAAACCATGATTCAGCAGGAATCGGTCGTAAAGGTGGCGGACAACAGTGGCGCCAAGCGTGCCCTGGTGATCCGTGTGCTGGGCGGCACGCGCCGTCGCTATGCGGGCCTGGGTGACCGGGTCATCGTCGCGGTAAAGGATGCGCTCCCGAACGGCGCCGTGAAGAAGTCCGACGTGGCCAAGGCCGTGGTGGTGCGCACGGTCAAGGAAACGCGTCGCAAGGACGGCAGC
The DNA window shown above is from Gemmatimonas sp. and carries:
- the rplN gene encoding 50S ribosomal protein L14; translated protein: MIQQESVVKVADNSGAKRALVIRVLGGTRRRYAGLGDRVIVAVKDALPNGAVKKSDVAKAVVVRTVKETRRKDGSYIRFDENAVVIINDNGEPKATRIFGPVARELREKRYMKIVSLAPEVL